The Flavobacterium johnsoniae UW101 genomic interval TTTCCAGATGCCCAAAATGGTCAAAAAGTATAGCGGATAACCTAAATGAGCCATCATGTCGGCTTCTTCTTTCATTTTTAATAGCTGTACGATTCCGGTTGAAGTCATGCCTAAAGCCAGCCAAAGTGTGGCAATCCAGTAAATAATTTTATTTCTTTTGCTCATGATGATTTATTTTAGTTGATTAACGATTTCTTGTAAACGATTGTGTGCCATATTCAGACCTTGTGCAAAAGGCAGTTTTAACTGGTAATCTCTATGCTCAACTGATTTGTAAATAGTCTGAATGGTTATTTTACTGGTTTCATCTGTCAGTTTTTCAAATTCCAGAAACTCTAACTGAGGTGCAAAATTTGCATTGTCCATTTCAAAAGTTCTGATAATTCTTTCGTTTGGAACAAAATCGTGTATTACACCATTGGCACTAAACACCACATTTCCGTTTGGATCTTTGGTTTCAAACTGCCAGCTGCCGTGTTTTTTATTTTCTAATTTTAAAACCTTTGTTCCCATCCATTGTTCTACAATTTCAGGTTCTACATACGCTTTAAAAAGCAATTCAAGAGGGAGGTCAAATTCTCTTGTAATCAGGATTTCCTGCTGGCCGTTTTCGGCACTGATTTTTGTTTTGCGTTCCATAAACTAATCTTTTTTAGGTTTGTAGTTCTTCATTATACTTTCTAATTTATTAAAACGATCATCCCACATTTTGCGGAACGGCTCTATAAAATCAGCCACTTCCTTAATTTTTTGTGCATTGATATAGTAATAAATTTCCCTTCCGTTTTGCCGCTGGTCAAGCAATTCGCATTCTGTCAGGATTTTAATGTGTTTTGAAATCGTCTGTCTCGACGAATCAAAATTTTCCGCTATTGTACCGGGAGTCATAGCTTGTATGGCTACCAGGTTTAAAATTGCTCTTCGGGTTGGATCGGCAATTGCCTGAAAAACATCTCTACGTATTTCCATTGTGCAGTTATTTGACTGCAAAAATAATGCAGTTATTTGACTGCGCAATAGTTTTTTGAAAAAAATTTAGATATTAATTTGAAAAAGGGGATTACACTTTGATCTTTTTAGCTCAAAAAATCATAATTTTAGATATCTAAAAAAGAAATCATGAACAACAAGGTTTTTCAATATTCGTTTGCCAGCATTTATCGATTATACAAAGAAAAAGTAGAAAAGAAAGGCCGTACAGCAGAAGAAGTAGATACTGTTATTCTTTGGCTTACAGGTTATAATGACAAACAATTTAGAGATCAGATTGAAAAAAAGGCGGATTTAGAAACCTTTTTTGCTGAAGCACCAAATCTGAATCCGAATGCTTCGAAAATTACGGGAGTAATTTGTGGCTGCAGAATTGAAGAAATCGAAGATCCGCTGATGCAGAAAATTCGTTATATGGATAAATTAGTAGACGAATTGGCAAAAGGCAGAAAAATGGAAAAGATATTAAGAGAATAAATAAAACCCCTCTAAAATAAGACTTTAGAGGGGTTTATAATTTTATGGTTAACGTTTAATCTAGTCCGGCGAATTTGAATGTTGCTGTAGGTTTAAAATTCATAGACGATTCTCCAGAATAATTTTCGTTATTCGCCAAGCTGAGTTTTTTTACTTTTCCTTTTTCAGTAAAATCCAGTTTACTAAACTCAACCCAAACTACATTGGGGTTTAGTACATTATCAAAATAATAAACCAGATTTTTATGATCTGCGACAGTTCTCCATCTTGTAGAAGAAATATTAGGTTCTGTTTCTGAGGAAATTCCAAGCGGAACAGAGCAATTTCTAATTACACCAAAAACACTGGCAAGGGCAGTTCTTGTATTATCTGTTTTGGGGATTGCATCAATATAATAGGAAGCCCTTACAAAACGATCTGCCGCACGATTTGTTCCCGGCAGCATAATTGTTCCCGGAATACTCTGCCAATAGGTATTAATTGCCAATTGGTGATCAAAAATAGGGGAGTTAGTCATGGCAACATATTTTCGATCATGATGAATAACCAGATTTCCATTAATATATTCAAAAATAGCATTATCTCCAGTTGAATCTGATAAAGACAAATGCACGGTTGCAAAAATATCTGTTCCCGGAATATGTGACGATGCCACAACAAAA includes:
- a CDS encoding SRPBCC domain-containing protein yields the protein MERKTKISAENGQQEILITREFDLPLELLFKAYVEPEIVEQWMGTKVLKLENKKHGSWQFETKDPNGNVVFSANGVIHDFVPNERIIRTFEMDNANFAPQLEFLEFEKLTDETSKITIQTIYKSVEHRDYQLKLPFAQGLNMAHNRLQEIVNQLK
- a CDS encoding ArsR/SmtB family transcription factor, producing the protein MEIRRDVFQAIADPTRRAILNLVAIQAMTPGTIAENFDSSRQTISKHIKILTECELLDQRQNGREIYYYINAQKIKEVADFIEPFRKMWDDRFNKLESIMKNYKPKKD
- a CDS encoding DUF2200 domain-containing protein translates to MNNKVFQYSFASIYRLYKEKVEKKGRTAEEVDTVILWLTGYNDKQFRDQIEKKADLETFFAEAPNLNPNASKITGVICGCRIEEIEDPLMQKIRYMDKLVDELAKGRKMEKILRE
- a CDS encoding linear amide C-N hydrolase — its product is MKLKKRLSAIAALLSILFMQEAFPCTRIVYEGLNGTIITARSMDWKGEIPANLWLFPRGIERFGEAGNNSVTWKSKYGSVVTSSWDIASSDGMNEKGLAGNLLWLVESAYPKFVKNGPVKGLAVSLWLQYVLDNYSTVAEAVSALEKKDFVVASSHIPGTDIFATVHLSLSDSTGDNAIFEYINGNLVIHHDRKYVAMTNSPIFDHQLAINTYWQSIPGTIMLPGTNRAADRFVRASYYIDAIPKTDNTRTALASVFGVIRNCSVPLGISSETEPNISSTRWRTVADHKNLVYYFDNVLNPNVVWVEFSKLDFTEKGKVKKLSLANNENYSGESSMNFKPTATFKFAGLD